The Prunus dulcis chromosome 5, ALMONDv2, whole genome shotgun sequence genomic sequence CCAGCATGATCACGACTACAAGCAAAACCAGAAGGCCCACAAAAGTCTGTCCTACAATTACTCTCTATCACAACAAAACAACTAAAATTATTGATTGATCCCACCACAGTCTCGCCGATATTATCGGGATAATGTCGGAGATGATAATTTCCCACACGTTCAATATTATCTAGgataaattttcatatataaaaaatttcttaaagataaatttaagcatatgtttaatgttatttattattttattatggagttgtattttttttggttatatatTACTAGCCTCTCTACAAACGCTTCCGCGCTTACGAgaggtttattttttaaattaaaaatttattttagaattaaaaaagataattggTAGTTgtattccataaaaataggatcaataatctgatttattattattattttttaatatgaaaaagtgtaaatttaccatattatcctgatttaattaataatttcaattcttcatgtttgcattaatcaatggtattttctggtattttgaatgtttcaccattctctaccttttgctttatatatatagatgaagttgtattattattcactattgagttttaatattgttcATTATATGCGATACTAAGTTATGAacataataggaattctttctatgtggtactaaattactcatatattttatctttgtttttttggtcaagcTCACATATCTTATTATATGTATCAAGtgtaatatatttgttcacccgttttcgcgtttagctcctgtgatggaagggcgaagttccccactggcttggagaccatgtaCTGGTCAAGcgagtcagctttctttggtgtgcgagcgtgccactgctagcaacttgaattctagcagacttctttttagaatagataacttgcgccccaagttactgacttctaaaaatcaaacgattgtgaattttggtgaggaatatctcccaagtaagttcttttcttgccttagactggtaaggactttcataatttatctcagtatataaaaaaaacggctgttctggccagaagtGTTTGATAGAAGTGGACTGGTTcgggcagaactgccttttgcAAGACAATAAATACACATATTTAACTCTAGACAAGTTAAAAGACTGTCGGAACTTCGTTTCCGCTTGAATGGAAGATTCTGCTGTAGGCTGGACTGGCCATATCTGGGTTGGTCCGTACTGCTTTGTGACTTCAAATGCTAGGCTGACCtgcaaatcgataccaaagttggattttggcagagctttacgtTTTCTTCACGCTTCATGAGGCCTTTTGAATAGGCAGAACTGCAACTTTTCCTGCTTGAAAGGGACAGAAGTGGCTATTCTCGATGGTGTGATGAGCTAAGGATCGTACCGCGAGAGTTGTTCTGTTTGAACAAGGCTCGTCCCGAGTTTTTCTGGGGTCTCcacgtttgtgaaaactcaaactctgcttgtcttggcttttgctgaaccaaatttgtaacgaggtgTCTCGTTCTAGAAGACTTGTCTTCTAAGTCTGAATTTTGGAATTCAAGTGAGCTCTTGGCTTTTTCTTGGTGTTgtgtttttgattgatgagttgatcgtccttttctttcttgcctgcttctgtttttataagagatccTCTTCTGgaggtgttttttttaaactttaaatgggcggcaaaaagatcTCTCAGGAAAGATCTTTATCAACCGTGGCAGACAAGTTCTCAGTAGTCTCTAGTGATCCCTCCCCTAGTTCCCTGGGCGACTgctttttgtttcaaccaaTGCCAACGCTTGTGTGTGCTTTTCatggcggtttggttttcttctgttttttttctgaatAATTCCTTATTTCCTGTTCTAATTGAGAAGGCATGGCCTGTGAATCCTTTTAAAAAGATGGACTATTGTCTTCGGGGCAAAACAAATCTCTGAAAACAGGTGGGCTTCTTGATTTCCTGTCAGCAGTTCTCCGGAGACGTCCCTTCCCATAAAAATTCTAGTTGAAAATGTTGCCCCTCTCAATagctgaggtagccacgtgggagatatatttgtttagtttcttGGGCTTGAATccaaacaaattttgtgggcTGATCTTTTAAAGCCCAAATGTCGGCTTTCCATGCTTTGggctttttgggttttgggtatgTGTTTCTTTCCACGGGCCTTCTTCTTGGATTTCTTTTGGGTGTgccaaatttaggcccaaacaatgcccccACTAAGTCTGAACCGTTTTTCCTGGAGCGGTTTTTTAGACTTAGTGTTTTTTTGCCACGAATTTGCGCGCCAGTCTTTTCCGCTGTCACGTCCGCTTATAATTGTCTGGAGTTCGTGGGAGAGAAAAAACGGCTATTTTATTAGCTAGTTACTAGCTAGCTAATAATCACCAGGAGCcgtctcttcttcttcctcctacGTTTCGAGCCCTTCCCCCCCTTTTTAAGAGGGAGATTTTCAGATTGTTTCACCAACTCTATCTTTTCAAACTAAGAACTTTTCTTCGGGTTTTCATCGTTTCCTTCAAACTCCCCGTATTTTCCCTCTCTTTGCTCCCTTTCTTTGAAATCGAAAATGTCTTCTCCAAGGTCCCGTGCCCAGTCTTCTTCAGCTTCGATCCCTCCTGATTACATCACTGGGAGTGGGATTGATGCCCACGCAATAGAGGTTAGGAGCAAACTTCACCCCTTTGCTCAAAAGAATCTGGATGAGAACGTTCTTCATTTGTTCGAGAATACTCTGGTGCTTGGGCCTCACTGGTTTGGCCCTGTTCCTGCTGAGGTGACAGAACTGCTAAGACGAGACGCTGAGGCTCCTTTGTGTTTTGAAAGCACTTCTGCCCTAGCTTCTCATTCTTGGGCTAGCAAGAATCTGAGCCGATCCTTCCCTTCCAGCGAGGTGAGGAACAGCCCAGTCAAATGGGCTGACTGGATTGACAAACTTCTTCCGAGATATGGGGGTCACTGGAGGAGAGCTGGAATTTATGATGCAATCCTTCTGTCCAAGCATTCGATTAACAGAGACGAGAACCTGCTTGCTGCTGCCCTGTGTTTTTGGAATTCTGCCAGCAACACCTTTGACTTCCGTGTGGGTCCCATGGCCCCTACTCTGCTGGATATGGctcagatttttgggtttaggccCCATGGCAGACCTGTTGATGCTGTTGGAGATTATCACAGGCGAAAGAATCAGGAGAAAGTGGCTATTCCTTTTACTGTCTCTCCAGCCACGATCAACCAGAACTGCTCCTTTTCCAATTATTTGAAGAGGTTCAGTACTGAGAAGGACAAGGACCAGCAACATATGTTGTTCCTTCTATATTGGCTGAATCGTTTTGTCTTCCCCAATCGGTCTTCAGCAGTTCTGCTTGAGTACAGGCATCTGGTGGAAGCGCTTCATAATCATACTGATGTGGGGCTTGGACCAACAGTTCTGGCTCATCTTTTCAAGAATCTATACACCGCCACCCTTGAGAATCCATTGAACCTGTCTGCTCCTGGTGCATTCTGGATGATCCAGATTTGGCTGCAGGTATATTTCCCTGAGTTAAGATTTCCAGACATAGTTCTGCCTGAAGACCAAGTTCTGGCCCTTCCCCTGATGTTGGCAGAAGTGCCCAAGCGCTCTCTTGAGGAATATTTGATGTTCTTCAGGCACTGTACCAAGAGGTCGGCTGCTCAGTGGCAAGTGGTGATCAGAAGGACCTATCCTTGGTTCCAGACTGGATTTCGGCTTTTCGAGAAGGAGCCAGAAGACGAGGCTGCCATAACAGACTTCAGGAAGAAATTTCTGAGTATCACTCTGCCCAGAGATCTGCCCCATGGTGGGGGCAAACCTCCAAATTATCATCTGGGGGCAGAAGTCTACCATCCCAACTTCTGTGCAAGGCAGCTTGGCTGCCCTCAGCTTATTCCGCTGAAGTCATATCGGAGCTGTAACCGGGCCTCTTCCTGGAGAGATGCAGATGATCTGGAGGTGCACAAGGATGCTCGGTGTGCAGTGAATAAGATCAACAACAGCGCGGATGCCCTCTACCCCTCATGGGAACCAAATTCCTGCAGTTCCGCCGATTTTGATGCCTGGTGGCAAGCCAGATTCCAAAGTCTACCCGCTTCCGTTACTGCCCTGAAGATGCTTTTTGACGGCTGGGAGAACTGGCATCTTCTTGCGGAGGGGGAGGCTAAGGCGCATATGATCCAGACCATCAAGGACATCAATGCGCAGATTATAGAAGGTAGATATCTGATTCTGTCTGTCATTTATTCTGTCTTGATGATCTGCTTCTGACATGTATTCTGCCTGTTTATTAGATCCTTCCCTGACAAAGAACGTCGGTGGACAGTCTGTCCAGGCTGGAGAAGAGATAGGTAAGTCTCCccttttagttttcttttgtctCTTCCTGTTGGATTGGCTTTTAATTTCTACCTGTTTGGTGCAGTCTCTTCTGTCATTGCCGCCGGGGATTTGGAGCTTCCTTCTGctgatgaagaggatgatgtTGAGGCAGAACAAACCCCTGCCGAGGGTGTTCCTTCTGGTAGAAGAAAACGAAAAGGGGCTGGCATTCCTGGTGAGTTTGGAACATTCCAACTGTTCTTTCTGAATTTATtctgctttctcttttctaatcttttgcttttgttctgTCCAGCTGGGagtccttctcctcctcccacTAAGTTAAAAAAGCTTAAGAAGAAGGGTGAAGTGGAGTACTTTGCCGTAGAAGAGGCCGCAGCAATCCCGGTCAGTCCTTCTGGGACGGATGACGAGCTGCGAGAAGCTTTTGAGGAGGTGGAGCAGGAAAAAGAGCTGCAGGAGCTGGAGGAGGTGGCCCAAAAGAAGGTGGCTGGGGCGGAAGATGATGTGAGTTTTAGTCTGTGACTTGCGTTAGTTTCTCTTTCGCTTTATTCCTTCTGTTCTGACCCCCTTTTTGTAGGATGAGATTCCTGCTGAGGTGATAGCGGAGAGCATTGCCTTGGCGCAGAAGCAACAAAAGGGTCCGAGTGCTGAGCTGACTAGCTCAGAACTGGCTCTTTTTGAGGATGCTGAGGCAGAACATTCTACTGCCGTTCCAGAGGCCGAGGATCGGATGGAGCCATCTGCATCAGACTCCGTGGATCAGGCAGAATTAACCGTTGTGGTCCCGGAGGCTGAGATGGGGACAACTGCAGCTGTTCCTGTGGTTGTGGTAATTTTCCTTCTCAACTTGTTCATGTTTTCGTGCTGTTCTGTCTGTTCTGCCTTTTCTAACAGTTGAAGTTTTCCAGGTGGAAGTGCCTAAGGCTACTGGTGCTCTGGCCGCTGTATCCAGCCCCCTGAAGCCTCCTATTGTCGCTGTAAGTTTCCATAACTTTTGAGccttttatcattttttacTTTCTGCCTGGTCCTAACTTATGCCCTCTTCTGTAGATGCCAATTCATTCCTTTCCAGGATCATCTGCCACGGCCTCTTTTGCCGACCCAGAACTGGAAGAATTTGAAGCGATGGACCTGGATGCTCAACTGGACAAGCTGGAAAAACTCAGCTCTCCTCCGAGCAAGGCAAAGCCTAGAGCAGTGCAGGAGGCCATGGAGAGGTTAAAAATCTGGCAGTCCACTGAGCTGGAGTTTGATGAAGATAAAGGGGCTCTAGATCAGCTGATGAAAGATCTGGACCTGCTGCATAGACAGAACATGGCTCCAAAGCCCATTCTTGAGATGGGCCTGAGCTTGGCCAGAGATGTGCTTAATCTGCACGATCGCTATGAGGATCTCAAGCCTACCTTCAAGACCTCTGAGTTCTGCAAAGCTACACACGAAGCCAATCTGGCTGACTTCGCAAAGCAGAAGGCAGAACTGGACCAGATGGTGGCTGGATATAAGGAGGCCAAGGCTACTGCGGATAAGTTGGAGAAGCAGATTGAAGAGCTTCAAAAACAACTGGCAGAGTGCAGGGAGGTGCAGAACAGGCTTGGGACCGGACTGAGCTCCAAGACCAAGGCCACTTTCCTGGTGCAGAGCATGGTTGCAGCCTCCAGGCCAGCTTTGGAGATTGCAGAAGCCTCGATCCACCAAGGGGTGTTGCTCCAGAAGGAACTCTCTGTCAAGAAAGCGAATCTGCAGGAAACCCTTAGaaaattaggattttagttttttcaatttctgtttctttatttacCTGGACAAATTTGCCGCTATGGTGGCTATTTAAATAAAGTTTGCTCTGCTTCTCCTTCAAACAGCATcttactatttttattttaccctTGATGTagtaaacaaaacataacttTTGGAAGTAAAAACGAAACTACTTTTAAAGCAAAAATGGATTCATAAAATAGACAAAGTTTTAGCcttgctctctctctatccCGGGGTCTGTCTGCATAGCTTGTGAATCCCACATGGTTGGGTGGAACTTCTTTAACCATTTGCCATTGATTGGGGCATTGTGAATAACTCCATCTCTGTCCTGCAACCTATATGCCCCCATTCCGAGGATCTGGTTAATCACAAAAGGACCTTCCCATGTAGGTGACCATTTTCCGTATCCAGCTATGTGTGTTCCAAGGGGCAGAATTGCCTTCCAGCCTATCTCTCCTTCTTCAAAACTTTTGTCTTTAACTCTTTTATTGTATGCTCTTGATACAGCCTGTTTTCCTTCCaagagtttgttgagggtGTCAATCCTACTTGCATCCAATTCTTCTAATTCAAGTAACATGGcttgagagtagtcttctccTGTGAGATCGTGCTGGTGAGCAATTCTAAGAGACTGGACTGCTATCTCCATAGGCAGAATTGCATCATGGCCGTAGGTTAGAGCATAGGGGGTCATGCcagttgcttctctttttgaagTTCTGTATGCCCACAAAGTCTCTGATAACTTTTCATGCCATTGCTTTGGATTCTTCTCTAGCATCTttctgatgatattgataatcACCTTGTTACTTGATTCTGCCTGTCCATTAGCTTGAGCATAATAAGGGGTAGATTGAAGTagtttgaacttgaatgtttCTGCCATATCTAGCATATCCCTAGATATGAAAGAAGAACCCCTATCAGTTGTGATTGATTCTGGAATGCCGAATCTTTGTATGATCTGTTCTTCTATAAAGGTGATGATCTCTTGAGAAGTTGTGGTTTTGATTGGCTTGGCctctacccatttggtgaaatagtCTGTAGCAACAATGATAAAACAATGCTGCTGGCTGGATAGATTTTGCCAATGAGATCCATTGCCCATCCCCTAAAAGGCCATGGTTTTACCACTGGATTCATAGGGACGGAAGGAGCCTGCTGGATTGGGCCGTGCCTTTGACAAGCTTCACATCCCTTGGAATAGTTGATGCAATCCTTCAACATGGTTGGCCAGAAGTAGCCATACCTTCTAATTAACCAGCacatctttcttcctccttggtGAGCTCCACAGATCCCTTCATGGGTTTCTCCCAtgactttcatatattctgtcTTTCCGAGGCACCTTAATAGCACCTCATCTTTACTTTTTCGGACCAAATCTTCATTCCACATGAGGTAGTTTGTAGCCATGATTCTCACTCTTCTCTCAGAGGGCAGAGTGGGATACTGCAAGTAAGTCATGATAGGCTCTCTCCAATCGTCTTTAGTGATTAAGGCAGAATTGACTTCTATCTCCATTCCTCTAGTCAAAACCGACGGTAGACTTTTTCTTCCTATCTTGATGATCCTCTGGACGCAGTCTTCGGGCATTTGTATGCCTGATGCCACCTGAGCCAGTTCATTGGCTGCAAAGTTCTCTTCCCTTGGGATGTGTTCCCAAGTAGCTTCTCTAAATTCTGTCAACAGATTTCTAGCTGCTACTAGATATACAGCCAGGGAAGGATTTAGACACTTGTATTCTCCAGCAATCTGTTTTAGGACAAGCATGGAATCTCCCAAGATCTCCACGGATTGGATTCCTAATTCTACCAACATTTCAAGCCCTATAATCAAAGCTTCATACTCGGCCCTGTTGTTGGTGCACTGGAAATCTAACTGGAAGGAATAGCAATGTCTGACCCCCAATGGTTCTTCCAGAACAACCCCGGCTCCTGAAGCCTTATCTGTCTTTGATCCATCAAAATATAGTTTCCAAGGTGTAAGATGAATCGAATAGATTGGATTGTTAAGGCAAACATGAGCCCTAGTTAGTAGATTTGCATTTGCTATGTCCAAAGAGtccatgttttcaatttcctctCCTGGGTGATCTGCTAGGAAATCTGCCACAGCTTGCCCTTTGACAGCTTTCTGGGGGACATACCTGAGGGTGAATTCTGTCAAAGCCAAAGTCCATTTCCCAATTCTGCCTCTCAGCATTGGTCTTGTCAACATATACTTGATCAAGTCTGTCTTGGCGATGATATAGATAGTGTGTGGCAGCATGTAATGTCTGAGCTTTATAGCAGTAAAATACAAGGCCAGACAAAGCCTTTCTATTGCGGAATACCTCCTCTCTACTTCTGTCAGTGTTCTGCTTAGATAGTAAACTGCCTGCTCCTTTCCTTCCTTGTTGTCCTGGACTAACAAGCTTCCAATGGACACCTCTGATGCAGACACATAGAGTTTGAGTGGTCTGCCTCTCTTTGGTGGGGACAGAACTGGTGGATTTGAGAGGTAATCTTTTATTTCTTGGAATGCCCGTTGGTGCTGTTCTTCCCATTTGAATGTTTGTTCCTATTTTAGTCTTAACAGGGAAGAAAAAGGCTGAATCTTTCCTGCGGAATTAGATATGAATCTCCttagaaaattgatttttcctAGGAGACTCTGAAGTTCCTTTTTGTTCCGAGGTGGTAGGGCTTCCATGATGGACTTTGCTTTATTCTTGTCAATCTCTATGCCTCTCTGGTGAACCAAGAATCCTAAGAAATTTCCTGCCTggactccaaaaacacattttttggggttcattTTTAGCTTGTGCTGCCTCATTCTTAGGAATGCCTTCCTTAGACTTGATATGTGGTTTCCTTCCTCGGGGGACTTAATCACCACATCATCTATGTACACTTCTAAAGAATGTCCTATCATATCATGAAAAATGGAATTCATTGCCCTTTGATAGGTAGCACCAGCGTTTCTTAAACCGAAAGGCATTACAGTATATTCGAAAGCACCTATATGCCCTGGGCACATGAAGGCTGTCTTGTGGATGTCTTGTTCTGCCATCATGATCTGGTTATAACCTGCGTTGCCATCCATGAAAGATAGCATCTGGTTATGAGCAGCTCCGTCTATTAGCATGTCCGCCATTGGCATAGGATATTCGTCTTTGGGAGATGCTTCGTTCAGATTTCTGTAATCCACACATATTCTAACTgcccctgtttttcttttgaggacAGGTACAATATTTGCTAGCCAATCGGCATAGATGGCTGGTCTGATGAATCCTGCCTTGAGCAGCCtttctatttcttccttgacCTTTAGTTCCGTGTCCATGGACATTCTTCTCCTAGCCTGTTTAACTGGAAGGTAGCCATCTTTGATTGGCAGTTTGTGCTCTACTAGCTGTCTGTCCAGTCCTGGCATCTCGTGATAGTGCCAAGCAAAACAATCTCTGAACTCCTGCAAAAGTGCCATGAGTTCAGACTTGAGTGGTTCTTTTAGAAGTGTGCTGATGAAAGTAGGCCTTGGATCTTCTTCTGTCCCtaagtttatttcttgtaGAGGATCCTCCTCTTCTGGCAGGGAGTCATCCAATGCTGCCGGTGCATAATCTAATACTTCTTCCTGCaaaacttcctcttcttgcTCCTTTGTACTTTCGTGCGTGAATTCTGCCATATTGGTGGCTGGATTGTGCATGAAAAACTTCCTTTCTTCCCAGTATACCAACAATCTTTTTGTGATGGATCGGATTGTTGCAGCTCGATCCTTGTCCAGTTGATTGGGACTAATCATCAGAGTTTTTAGCGTAGAAAGGTCTATTCCAGTCCTCCATGGAATTGGCTAGACCTTCTTCAATGAGCCTTTGGGCCGTGACACCATGGGGGCGGCCGGTCTGGTTGACTccaaagaaagtaaaaggaccGAGGTCGTCATGATAATACCTTGCTTCAAGACACATGGCAGAGGGTAGGAATGGCCGTGGATCGGCCTCTACAATCTCCATTTGGCCTTCATCATTCCATAGTGCTAGCTGCTGGTGGAGGGT encodes the following:
- the LOC117628914 gene encoding uncharacterized protein LOC117628914, which produces MAETFKFKLLQSTPYYAQANGQAESSNKVIINIIRKMLEKNPKQWHEKLSETLWAYRTSKREATGMTPYALTYGHDAILPMEIAVQSLRIAHQHDLTGEDYSQAMLLELEELDASRIDTLNKLLEGKQAVSRAYNKRVKDKSFEEGEIGWKAILPLGTHIAGYGKWSPTWEGPFVINQILGMGAYRLQDRDGVIHNAPINGKWLKKFHPTMWDSQAMQTDPGIEREQG